One region of Terricaulis silvestris genomic DNA includes:
- a CDS encoding OmpA family protein translates to MSWLRGDGEQPGRPLFIFGLAGAGIATLLGMLAPHDGAVWRAPTVLRERVSVALAAAGYPGLDIQMQGQHAVLHGIVEDEADIVTARRAALTAAGGGGPWAGGVTTVNVADVQVGAFERPYTWSARREEGRIVLSGAAPSEAARTELIAAAGQAFPNAEAVNDMHVAGGSPASDFTALARDAVRLLAGLNSGEARIIDTQVVFIGDGGSEAVNALRRRFAEPPPPFRSRLAVTVDGLDVDHPELQGLNLASGDAETCERAFDRMMERNVINFAQGSASIDPSSRQMLNGLASVALRCDRFSIEVAGHTDNVGGRDLNMQLSQARADAVSAYLAAQGVARSRLRAQGYGPDRPRVSNATETGQAANRRIEFYVSS, encoded by the coding sequence ATGAGCTGGCTTCGCGGCGACGGCGAGCAGCCAGGCCGGCCGCTCTTCATCTTCGGCCTTGCCGGCGCGGGGATCGCGACGCTGCTCGGCATGCTGGCGCCGCATGACGGCGCGGTCTGGCGCGCGCCGACTGTGCTGCGCGAACGCGTGTCGGTGGCGTTGGCTGCGGCTGGGTACCCTGGGCTGGATATTCAGATGCAAGGCCAGCACGCTGTGCTGCACGGGATCGTCGAGGACGAAGCCGATATCGTCACCGCGCGCCGCGCGGCATTGACCGCGGCAGGCGGGGGCGGCCCGTGGGCGGGTGGCGTAACCACGGTGAACGTCGCCGACGTGCAAGTTGGTGCGTTCGAGCGGCCCTACACTTGGAGCGCGCGTCGCGAGGAAGGGCGAATTGTTCTTTCAGGCGCCGCGCCGAGTGAAGCCGCACGCACGGAGCTGATCGCTGCCGCTGGCCAAGCATTTCCGAACGCCGAAGCCGTCAACGACATGCATGTGGCGGGAGGCTCGCCGGCATCTGACTTCACCGCACTGGCGCGAGACGCCGTGCGCTTGCTCGCCGGCCTCAACAGCGGCGAAGCGCGCATCATCGACACGCAGGTCGTGTTCATCGGCGATGGCGGCAGCGAAGCCGTCAACGCCCTCCGGCGCAGGTTTGCTGAACCGCCGCCGCCCTTCCGGTCGCGCTTGGCTGTGACCGTCGACGGCTTGGACGTCGATCATCCCGAGTTGCAGGGGCTCAATCTGGCTTCAGGCGATGCGGAGACGTGTGAGCGCGCGTTCGATCGCATGATGGAGCGCAACGTCATCAACTTCGCGCAAGGGTCGGCCTCGATTGATCCATCGAGCCGCCAAATGCTGAACGGTCTCGCCTCGGTGGCGCTGCGCTGCGATCGGTTCTCCATCGAAGTCGCGGGACATACCGACAATGTCGGCGGGCGCGATCTCAACATGCAATTGTCGCAAGCGCGCGCTGATGCGGTGTCGGCCTATCTCGCGGCACAGGGTGTCGCGCGGTCGCGGCTTCGCGCTCAAGGGTATGGACCCGATCGCCCGCGTGTGAGCAACGCAACGGAAACCGGGCAGGCCGCGAACCGCCGCATTGAGTTCTACGTGAGCAGCTGA
- a CDS encoding TrmH family RNA methyltransferase, with translation MAHQITSASNPQIKALKSLHLKKGRAETGLFLAEGARLAVEAADLGVWPEILVYSPAALAREQVRALIGQAEAQRVRVIETNETILGQISKRDNPQTVIGAYRQRLSPLDALQGETIVALEGIRDPGNLGTILRTADSTGASGVVLIGESCDPFSVEAVRASMGSLFAMKLARASFEELLRYKQARGAEMLGASLKGAAFDPSAPAPARAIVLMGNEQSGLPPEMEGECDTLVRLPMRGRADSLNLAIATGVMLYDLWRRRGYDGARA, from the coding sequence ATGGCGCATCAGATCACCAGCGCGTCCAATCCCCAGATCAAGGCGCTCAAAAGCCTGCACCTGAAGAAGGGGCGCGCGGAGACCGGTTTGTTCCTGGCCGAGGGCGCGCGTCTGGCGGTCGAGGCCGCCGACCTTGGCGTGTGGCCGGAGATCCTGGTCTATTCGCCGGCAGCGCTGGCGCGCGAGCAAGTGCGCGCGCTGATCGGCCAGGCCGAAGCGCAGCGTGTGCGCGTGATCGAGACGAATGAGACGATCCTGGGTCAGATCAGCAAGCGCGATAACCCGCAGACAGTGATCGGCGCCTATCGTCAGCGCCTGTCGCCGCTTGACGCATTGCAGGGCGAGACCATCGTCGCACTCGAAGGCATTCGCGATCCCGGCAATCTCGGCACCATCCTGCGCACAGCGGATTCCACCGGCGCTAGCGGCGTCGTGCTGATCGGCGAAAGCTGCGATCCGTTTTCCGTCGAAGCCGTCCGCGCTAGCATGGGCTCGCTGTTCGCGATGAAGCTGGCGCGGGCTTCGTTCGAAGAGCTGCTGCGCTACAAGCAAGCGCGCGGCGCCGAGATGCTGGGCGCTTCGCTCAAAGGCGCGGCGTTCGATCCTAGTGCGCCCGCGCCCGCGCGCGCAATCGTGCTGATGGGCAACGAGCAATCCGGCCTGCCGCCAGAGATGGAAGGCGAATGCGACACCCTGGTGCGGCTGCCGATGCGTGGCCGCGCGGACAGTTTGAACCTTGCGATCGCAACGGGCGTGATGCTCTACGATCTTTGGCGGAGACGTGGCTATGACGGCGCACGCGCCTGA
- a CDS encoding class I SAM-dependent methyltransferase, which produces MTAHAPEILIADDWRDYQLLDSGNGGKLEQVGPYRFVRPEPQALWAPARPAAEWDSADAIFSPSSGEDDEAGRWRFNRELPQSWTLQWDDIAFVSRPTPFRHLAFFPEHSVHWRYARDYLKAHRGAQPEVLNLFGYTGLASLVCAKAGAKVTHVDASKKAIGFARNNQREAGLADAPIRWICDDALTFVKRELRRGRRYDGIILDPPKFGRGPDGETWKLEENLPELLDACQTLLRTDPNDRASARGFMIATVYAVRLSYLALAQTAQQMFTGGEWQTGEMALPHAGRSELLPTAIFVRWATSDGGREWPRT; this is translated from the coding sequence ATGACGGCGCACGCGCCTGAGATTCTGATCGCCGACGATTGGCGCGATTACCAGCTGCTCGACAGCGGCAATGGCGGCAAGCTCGAGCAGGTCGGCCCGTACCGATTCGTGCGCCCCGAACCGCAAGCGCTGTGGGCGCCGGCACGGCCTGCTGCCGAGTGGGATAGCGCTGACGCGATCTTCTCGCCCTCTTCGGGCGAGGACGACGAAGCCGGCCGCTGGCGCTTCAACCGCGAACTGCCGCAAAGCTGGACGTTGCAGTGGGATGACATCGCCTTCGTGTCGCGGCCAACGCCGTTTCGGCACCTCGCCTTCTTTCCTGAACACTCGGTGCATTGGCGCTACGCGCGCGACTACCTCAAAGCCCATCGCGGTGCGCAGCCCGAAGTGTTGAACCTGTTCGGCTACACGGGGCTTGCGTCGCTTGTGTGCGCGAAGGCTGGTGCGAAAGTCACGCACGTCGATGCATCAAAAAAAGCGATCGGCTTTGCCCGAAACAATCAACGCGAAGCCGGCTTGGCCGATGCGCCGATCCGCTGGATTTGCGACGATGCGCTCACCTTCGTGAAGCGCGAACTCCGCCGTGGCCGGCGTTATGACGGCATCATCCTCGATCCGCCGAAGTTTGGCCGCGGGCCAGACGGCGAAACCTGGAAGTTGGAGGAAAACCTCCCCGAATTATTGGACGCCTGCCAAACGCTGCTGCGCACCGATCCGAACGACCGCGCCAGCGCACGCGGCTTCATGATCGCCACCGTCTACGCCGTGCGGCTCTCCTACCTCGCGCTCGCGCAAACAGCGCAGCAAATGTTCACCGGCGGCGAATGGCAAACCGGCGAGATGGCGTTGCCACATGCAGGACGCAGCGAACTTCTGCCAACCGCGATCTTCGTGCGCTGGGCAACCTCTGACGGAGGCCGCGAATGGCCGAGAACGTGA
- a CDS encoding crotonase/enoyl-CoA hydratase family protein, whose amino-acid sequence MAENVIVERNGPVTIVTINRPERRNAVDGATAIALEQAFRAFDADENALVAILTGAGGGFCAGADLKALASGESGKRVVEGGLNSFGPMGPTRLRLSKPVIAAIEGHAVAGGMELALWCDLRVVAEDATFGIYCRRFGVPLVDLGTIRLPRLIGHSRAMDLMLTGRPVDAQEALAIGLANRLTPSGDALVHALTLAKDIAAFPQACMRNDRLSAIEQWDHDESAAIDNEIRRGLDTLRSGETLAGAKRFSGGKGRHGAFDDQ is encoded by the coding sequence ATGGCCGAGAACGTGATTGTAGAGCGCAACGGTCCAGTCACGATCGTCACCATCAATCGCCCTGAACGGCGCAACGCCGTCGATGGCGCCACGGCGATCGCGCTTGAACAAGCATTCCGTGCATTCGACGCCGACGAGAACGCATTGGTCGCCATTCTCACCGGTGCGGGCGGCGGGTTTTGTGCGGGAGCCGACCTGAAAGCGCTGGCCAGTGGCGAGAGCGGCAAGCGCGTCGTAGAGGGCGGCCTGAATTCGTTCGGGCCAATGGGACCGACGCGGTTGCGGCTCTCCAAGCCTGTTATCGCAGCGATTGAGGGACACGCTGTCGCCGGCGGTATGGAACTCGCGCTCTGGTGCGATCTGCGCGTCGTGGCCGAGGACGCGACGTTCGGGATTTATTGCCGGCGCTTCGGCGTGCCGCTGGTCGATCTCGGCACCATCCGCCTGCCGCGCCTGATCGGCCACTCGCGCGCGATGGACTTGATGCTGACGGGCCGGCCGGTTGACGCGCAAGAGGCGCTGGCGATCGGATTGGCCAACCGACTCACGCCGTCTGGCGATGCACTCGTGCATGCGTTGACGCTAGCAAAAGACATCGCGGCGTTTCCGCAAGCGTGCATGCGCAACGATCGGCTGTCCGCGATTGAGCAATGGGATCACGACGAGAGCGCGGCCATCGACAACGAAATCCGTCGTGGGCTGGATACGCTACGCTCAGGCGAGACGCTGGCCGGTGCGAAGCGCTTCTCCGGCGGCAAAGGCCGGCACGGCGCGTTCGACGATCAGTGA
- a CDS encoding error-prone DNA polymerase, whose protein sequence is MSGFAELCVTTNFSFLRSGSHPEEMVAQAAELGLSGIGIADRNTLAGVVRAHVKAKEQKLRLIVGSRLVFRDGTPDLIVYPKDRAAYANLTRLLTTGNRRAPKGECWLDFADYLAHAGGLQTILIPDFGLGAVSDRIAPYLRQIKGAAGDAWLAAPFQFNGEDRRRIRLLKALAAQTNARLLATTEPLMHHADRRALLDVVTCIREKKKLNNAGALLAKNAERQLKPFGEITRLYRDAPEAVVESLHLLDAVTFSMDQLRYEYPEETSEGYSDPQQALEAQAWDGARERYPEGIPEKVEASLKRELEIVGRLRYAPYFLTVADIVTFARSGKDKDGNPVDPILCQGRGSAANSTICYCLGVTSVNPANNTLLFDRFVSEERGEPPDIDVDFEHERREEVIQYVYQKYGRDRAGLAATLICYRGRSAIREVAKTFGYSEDRIASFAKMLHWWSSGVEEKDLKEQGLDTSDSKLMQCVALSNELQGFPRHLSQHVGGFVITREKLHDVVPVQNAAMDERTVVEWNKDDLEDLGILKVDLLGLGMLTCLKKAFELCAVHYPMHEMVKLDSTDTSDDRVYKMLHRADSIGVFQVESRAQMSMLPRLKPKNFYDLVIEVAIVRPGPIQGGMVHPYLKRRQEIEKVTYPSEALKEVLIRTLGVPLFQEQAMQIAIVAAGFSPPEADKLRRAMATFKRVGTIGSLKEKFINGMIANKYDRAFAEASFAQIEGFGEYGFPESHAASFAILVYASSWLKCYYPDVFAAALLNAQPMGFYAPAQIVRDAAEHGVETRPIDINHSDWDNSLEEGPNASERLHDRHEDMRGDVRSTHALRLGFRQAQGLDKEEIIRLIERRGRGYDSVRDVWLRSGLSPSTIVRLADLDGFRSLGLDRREALWAARALNRVGGQEDLPLFVREEDPTKEPDYDLPSMLLGEHIVEDYRTIGLSLKTHPAALLRDELSARGAIRAEELREIPNGQRVRVTGLVLVRQRPGTASGVIFATLEDESWISNIVVWPKIFEQFRPEILGGRLIAVDGPVQSESGVIHVIAERVHDWTPLLSQLSNRGPEIDPTGPTDEPKRGGEGDARQRHPRNVRINLDVSPAANVMPKGRNFH, encoded by the coding sequence ATGAGCGGGTTTGCTGAACTGTGCGTGACGACGAATTTCTCTTTCCTGCGCTCTGGCTCGCACCCGGAGGAGATGGTGGCGCAGGCGGCTGAGTTAGGGCTCTCCGGCATTGGCATTGCTGACCGCAACACGCTCGCGGGCGTGGTGCGGGCGCATGTGAAGGCGAAAGAACAGAAGCTACGTCTCATCGTTGGTTCACGCCTCGTGTTTCGCGACGGGACGCCGGATCTCATTGTCTATCCGAAGGATCGCGCGGCCTACGCGAACCTTACGCGGCTGCTAACAACGGGCAATCGCCGCGCGCCGAAAGGCGAATGCTGGCTCGATTTTGCCGATTACCTCGCGCACGCAGGCGGCTTGCAAACTATTCTGATCCCGGATTTTGGTCTCGGTGCTGTGTCCGACCGTATCGCGCCTTACTTACGGCAGATCAAAGGCGCGGCAGGTGATGCGTGGCTCGCCGCGCCGTTCCAATTCAATGGCGAAGATCGCCGCCGTATCCGCTTGCTGAAAGCGCTCGCGGCGCAAACCAATGCGCGTCTGCTCGCCACCACCGAGCCGCTGATGCATCACGCGGATCGGCGCGCACTCCTAGATGTCGTGACCTGTATCCGGGAAAAGAAAAAGCTCAATAACGCTGGCGCTCTTCTGGCGAAAAACGCTGAGCGTCAGCTTAAGCCGTTCGGTGAGATTACACGACTTTACCGAGATGCGCCCGAGGCGGTGGTGGAGAGCCTGCACCTTCTCGACGCCGTGACGTTCTCGATGGATCAGCTGCGCTATGAGTACCCCGAAGAAACGTCAGAGGGCTATTCCGATCCGCAGCAGGCCCTGGAGGCGCAGGCCTGGGATGGCGCGCGTGAGCGCTATCCGGAAGGGATTCCGGAGAAAGTCGAGGCTTCATTGAAGCGTGAGTTGGAGATCGTCGGGCGCTTGCGCTACGCGCCTTACTTTCTCACCGTTGCAGACATCGTCACCTTCGCGCGTTCGGGCAAAGACAAGGACGGCAATCCGGTCGATCCGATCTTGTGTCAAGGCCGCGGCTCCGCCGCCAACTCAACGATCTGCTATTGTCTCGGCGTTACCTCGGTGAACCCTGCCAACAACACGCTGCTGTTTGATCGCTTCGTCTCCGAAGAGCGCGGCGAGCCGCCGGACATCGACGTGGATTTCGAACACGAGCGCCGCGAAGAGGTGATCCAGTACGTCTATCAAAAGTACGGCCGTGACCGCGCCGGGCTTGCCGCGACGCTGATTTGCTATCGCGGCCGCAGCGCCATCCGCGAAGTCGCCAAGACCTTCGGCTATTCCGAGGACCGCATCGCAAGCTTCGCCAAGATGTTGCATTGGTGGTCGAGCGGGGTGGAAGAGAAGGATCTGAAAGAGCAGGGCCTCGATACGAGTGATTCAAAGCTGATGCAGTGCGTGGCGTTGTCCAACGAGCTTCAAGGCTTCCCGCGGCACCTCTCACAACATGTCGGCGGCTTCGTCATTACGCGCGAAAAACTTCATGATGTTGTCCCGGTTCAGAATGCGGCGATGGATGAGCGCACCGTCGTCGAGTGGAACAAGGATGACCTGGAAGATCTCGGAATCCTCAAGGTCGATCTGCTTGGTTTGGGCATGCTGACTTGCCTTAAGAAGGCATTCGAGCTTTGCGCTGTGCATTACCCAATGCACGAAATGGTCAAGCTTGATTCGACCGATACCAGCGATGATCGCGTCTATAAGATGCTGCATCGCGCGGATTCGATCGGTGTGTTCCAGGTCGAGAGTCGCGCGCAAATGTCGATGCTGCCCCGGCTCAAGCCAAAGAATTTCTACGATCTCGTTATCGAAGTGGCGATCGTGCGGCCGGGGCCGATCCAGGGCGGCATGGTGCATCCGTATCTAAAACGCAGGCAAGAGATCGAGAAGGTCACGTACCCGTCAGAAGCGTTGAAAGAAGTTCTTATCCGCACGCTGGGGGTGCCGCTGTTTCAAGAGCAGGCCATGCAGATCGCCATCGTCGCCGCAGGCTTCAGTCCGCCGGAGGCTGATAAGCTTCGCCGGGCGATGGCTACCTTCAAACGTGTCGGCACGATCGGCTCGCTCAAAGAAAAATTCATCAATGGCATGATCGCGAACAAATACGACAGGGCATTCGCCGAGGCGTCGTTCGCGCAGATTGAAGGTTTCGGGGAATATGGCTTCCCAGAAAGCCATGCTGCGAGTTTCGCCATTCTCGTCTACGCCTCTTCGTGGTTGAAGTGTTATTACCCGGATGTCTTCGCGGCGGCTTTGCTCAACGCGCAGCCCATGGGCTTCTACGCGCCCGCGCAGATTGTCCGCGACGCTGCCGAACACGGCGTCGAAACCCGGCCGATCGATATCAATCACTCAGACTGGGACAACTCTCTTGAAGAGGGGCCGAACGCTTCAGAGCGTTTGCATGACCGCCATGAGGACATGCGGGGAGACGTGCGATCCACTCATGCGCTGCGGTTAGGCTTTCGCCAGGCACAGGGTTTGGACAAAGAAGAAATAATTCGGCTCATTGAGCGTCGTGGACGCGGATATGATTCCGTGCGCGATGTGTGGCTGCGCAGCGGCCTCTCACCATCAACGATCGTCCGTCTGGCCGATCTTGATGGCTTCCGGTCGCTTGGGCTAGATCGGCGCGAGGCGTTGTGGGCGGCGCGCGCACTCAATCGTGTGGGCGGGCAAGAGGACTTGCCGCTGTTCGTGCGCGAGGAAGATCCGACGAAGGAGCCGGACTACGATCTGCCGTCGATGCTGCTTGGCGAGCACATCGTTGAAGACTACCGCACTATCGGGTTGTCGCTGAAGACGCACCCGGCAGCGCTGCTCCGCGATGAACTATCGGCGCGCGGAGCGATCAGAGCCGAAGAGCTGAGAGAGATACCTAACGGCCAACGCGTTCGTGTGACAGGCCTCGTGCTCGTTCGTCAGCGTCCGGGCACGGCGTCCGGTGTCATCTTTGCGACGCTTGAGGATGAAAGCTGGATTTCGAACATCGTGGTCTGGCCGAAGATTTTCGAGCAATTCCGGCCAGAGATTCTCGGCGGGCGGCTGATCGCAGTAGATGGGCCTGTGCAGAGCGAGAGTGGCGTGATCCATGTGATCGCCGAACGCGTGCACGATTGGACCCCGCTGTTGTCGCAGTTGTCCAATCGTGGTCCGGAGATCGATCCCACGGGCCCCACCGACGAACCCAAACGCGGCGGTGAGGGCGATGCGCGCCAGCGCCATCCGCGCAATGTGCGGATCAACCTGGATGTGAGTCCCGCTGCGAACGTGATGCCGAAGGGGCGTAACTTTCACTGA
- a CDS encoding Y-family DNA polymerase — protein sequence MTAGSHNARWLAIYLPRLSTDRLIRSGRAPADDRPLATYTKEAGAFQLTGVDARASALGLRLAMSLADARAIQPKLEAVEAEPEEDARALDNIAAWCERFTPIVVLDPPEGLFLDITGCPHLFGGEEALRKLIVTHLNAQGFTVRAAVAGTPGAAWAFARYARKQTLSLAERVAAKQRGEGRSNKQAPGRLNAPHPPPPAPRGGGGEDLRATLSPLPIEALRLEPDAAAFIRRFGLKTIGQLTEIPRSSFTARGGEHAMLHLDQALGRVPEVLTPRRPPPMVFALRRFLEPIFTADAVLEVAQVLCEDAAPKLELRGVGMLAAELVLFGVDGRDRILPINVSRPLRDVKALMRLFREKLNVVGENLNAEFGFEAARLDAVRTAPIEERARALVSLEEAAAGAEKISEIVDILSSRLGGKRVLRPQLHEEHAPERAAGWRSALGKEKKKAPEKKPPADSVMRRPVRLYAPAQAIEVMAGVPDGPPIRFRWRRVTREVVRSEGPERIAGDWQKREMTRDYYRVEDKQGRRYWLYREGLYGESEEKPRWYVHGLFA from the coding sequence ATGACCGCCGGTTCGCACAACGCGCGCTGGTTGGCGATCTATCTGCCGCGCTTGTCGACGGATCGGCTGATCCGATCCGGGCGCGCGCCGGCTGACGATCGTCCGCTCGCGACGTACACCAAGGAAGCCGGCGCCTTTCAGCTGACCGGCGTCGATGCGCGCGCGAGTGCGCTCGGCTTGCGGCTGGCGATGTCGCTGGCCGACGCGCGCGCGATTCAGCCGAAGCTGGAAGCGGTGGAGGCCGAGCCTGAGGAAGATGCGCGCGCCCTGGATAACATCGCAGCGTGGTGCGAGCGCTTCACGCCGATCGTCGTGCTTGATCCGCCGGAGGGGCTGTTTCTCGACATCACGGGATGTCCGCATCTGTTCGGCGGGGAAGAAGCACTACGCAAGCTGATCGTAACGCACCTGAACGCACAGGGCTTCACAGTGCGCGCGGCGGTAGCCGGTACGCCTGGAGCGGCGTGGGCTTTTGCACGCTATGCGCGGAAACAAACCCTCTCCCTTGCGGAGAGGGTCGCTGCGAAGCAGCGGGGTGAGGGGCGTTCAAACAAGCAGGCGCCTGGGCGGTTGAACGCCCCCCACCCCCCACCCCCCGCCCCGCGAGGGGGCGGGGGAGAAGATTTGCGCGCGACGCTATCCCCACTCCCCATCGAAGCGCTCCGCCTCGAACCCGACGCCGCAGCATTCATCCGCCGCTTCGGCTTAAAGACCATTGGCCAGCTCACGGAAATCCCGCGCAGCTCCTTCACCGCCCGCGGCGGTGAGCACGCCATGTTGCACCTCGATCAAGCGCTCGGGCGCGTGCCCGAAGTGCTGACGCCGCGACGGCCGCCGCCGATGGTGTTCGCGCTGCGGCGTTTTCTCGAACCGATCTTCACGGCGGATGCTGTGCTCGAAGTCGCGCAGGTGTTGTGCGAGGACGCCGCGCCGAAGCTTGAATTGCGTGGCGTGGGCATGCTCGCCGCTGAGCTTGTGCTGTTCGGCGTCGACGGTCGCGACCGGATTCTGCCGATCAATGTCAGCCGCCCGCTCCGCGATGTGAAAGCCTTGATGCGGCTCTTCCGCGAAAAGCTCAACGTCGTCGGCGAAAATCTAAACGCTGAGTTTGGCTTTGAAGCGGCGCGGCTCGATGCCGTGCGCACCGCGCCGATCGAGGAGCGCGCGCGGGCGCTGGTCTCGCTGGAGGAAGCGGCGGCCGGCGCTGAAAAGATCAGCGAGATCGTCGATATCCTAAGCTCCCGCCTCGGCGGCAAACGCGTCCTCCGTCCACAACTGCATGAAGAGCATGCGCCGGAACGCGCCGCAGGATGGCGTTCGGCGCTCGGGAAAGAGAAGAAGAAAGCGCCAGAGAAAAAACCACCCGCCGACAGCGTGATGCGCCGCCCTGTGCGTCTCTATGCGCCAGCGCAAGCCATCGAAGTCATGGCAGGTGTGCCCGACGGTCCGCCAATCCGCTTCCGTTGGCGCCGTGTCACGCGCGAAGTGGTGCGCTCCGAAGGCCCAGAACGCATCGCCGGCGATTGGCAAAAGCGCGAGATGACGCGCGACTATTACCGCGTCGAGGACAAACAGGGACGGCGCTACTGGCTTTATCGCGAAGGCTTGTACGGCGAGAGCGAAGAGAAGCCGCGTTGGTATGTGCACGGGCTGTTCGCATGA
- a CDS encoding ImuA family protein — MAGAPLHEIGPAATGYEASALGFSLALAASWAGPAGIFWAGEEAAFSEEGAPYPVGLAQYGVALDKLIVIRAKKREQALWAAEQALAAPRAVVICALGAHGKPLDLKASRRLLLFAERSHSRCLLLQPANGPSAAWTRWSISPAESNAPDDELGPPSFVAELTRNRAGPSGARFTLDWNAHDRRFAQRALVGDLSAALVDGSADPIRARAG; from the coding sequence ATGGCCGGCGCTCCGCTGCACGAGATCGGCCCCGCGGCGACCGGGTACGAGGCGTCTGCTCTGGGATTCTCCCTGGCGCTGGCCGCCAGTTGGGCAGGGCCGGCAGGCATTTTCTGGGCAGGCGAGGAAGCGGCGTTCTCTGAAGAGGGGGCGCCTTATCCTGTCGGACTCGCGCAGTATGGCGTGGCGCTCGACAAGCTCATCGTGATCCGCGCCAAGAAACGCGAGCAAGCGCTGTGGGCAGCGGAGCAGGCGCTCGCTGCGCCGCGCGCGGTGGTGATTTGTGCGCTCGGTGCGCATGGCAAGCCGCTCGATCTCAAGGCGAGTCGGCGTTTGTTGCTGTTCGCTGAGCGCAGCCATTCGCGCTGTTTGTTGCTGCAGCCGGCGAACGGACCAAGTGCTGCGTGGACGCGGTGGAGCATCTCGCCGGCGGAAAGCAATGCACCGGACGACGAACTCGGGCCGCCGTCTTTCGTGGCCGAACTCACACGCAATCGCGCTGGTCCTTCCGGCGCTCGTTTTACACTCGACTGGAACGCACATGACCGCCGGTTCGCACAACGCGCGCTGGTTGGCGATCTATCTGCCGCGCTTGTCGACGGATCGGCTGATCCGATCCGGGCGCGCGCCGGCTGA
- a CDS encoding methylated-DNA--[protein]-cysteine S-methyltransferase, whose amino-acid sequence MFAYALFDTAIGRCGIAWGPRGVVGVQLPERSEMTTVTRIMRHCPNAEEAEPPKPIARGIEDIQALMRGEKKSLRTITLDMSRVPAFNARVYETARSIPPGKTRTYGEIARAIGDRDGARAVGQALSRNPFAIVVPCHRVVGADAKLVGFSASGGIATKLKLLKLEGWSAEEQLLFEELA is encoded by the coding sequence ATGTTTGCCTACGCCCTCTTCGACACCGCCATCGGCCGCTGCGGCATCGCGTGGGGACCGCGCGGCGTCGTCGGCGTGCAGCTGCCCGAGCGCAGCGAAATGACGACCGTGACGCGCATCATGCGCCACTGCCCCAATGCCGAAGAAGCCGAGCCGCCGAAACCGATTGCGCGCGGCATCGAAGACATCCAAGCGCTGATGCGCGGCGAGAAGAAAAGCTTGCGCACCATCACGCTCGACATGAGCCGCGTGCCCGCCTTCAACGCGCGCGTCTACGAAACCGCCCGCTCCATCCCGCCCGGCAAGACCCGCACCTATGGCGAGATTGCCCGCGCGATCGGCGATCGCGACGGCGCGCGCGCCGTTGGCCAAGCCTTGAGCCGCAACCCGTTCGCGATTGTGGTGCCGTGCCATCGTGTCGTTGGCGCGGATGCAAAACTCGTCGGCTTTAGCGCCAGCGGTGGGATTGCGACGAAGCTGAAGCTCTTAAAGCTCGAAGGCTGGAGCGCGGAAGAGCAGTTGCTGTTCGAGGAATTGGCTTAG